Proteins co-encoded in one Acanthopagrus latus isolate v.2019 chromosome 10, fAcaLat1.1, whole genome shotgun sequence genomic window:
- the LOC119027029 gene encoding uncharacterized protein LOC119027029, with protein MICRILLLISLNCVCGTFVVNVTQTSYQAEENHNITLEWTFTTTADTPTDSLYIFCQMINDHKVSVLFHLSGGVVIPESQDQQFVGRVQWDKDVLRDGRLRLHVSRLRTEDSGQYLCDVRTHYGGGSGECRLSVSAARDQPEPERPDTDSPERPNTVSWGRIVLYCVLGLTALVVVVLFVRFLLFFPRPSEKQTSCRGFRKRSISAGSDETV; from the exons atgatctgcaggatcctgctgctcatcagcctcaactgtgtctgtg gaacatttgtagtgaatgtgacacagacgtcctatcaggcagaggagaaccacaacatcacactggaatggacgttcacaaccacagctgacactccCACAGACTCACTTTATATCTTCTGTCAGATGATAAATgatcacaaagtctcagtcctgtttcATCTATCTGGAGGTGTTGTGATCCCAGAGTCtcaggatcaacagtttgtaggacgagtccagtgggacaaagacgtcctcagagacggacgactcagacttcatgtgtccagactcaggactgaggactcaggacagtacctgtgtgatgtgaggacacaCTATGGTGGAGGCTCGGGTGAATGTCGGCTCAGcgtctctg cagcgagaGATCAACCAGAACCTGAGAGACCCGACACAGATTcacctgagagacccaacacagTCAGCTGGGGAAGGATCGTCCTCTACTGTGTTCTGGGACTGACAGCACTAGtggttgttgtgttgtttgttcgtttccttttattttttccccgtCCATCTGAGAAACAGACGTCCTGCAGAGGATTCAGGAAAAGGTCCATCTCAGCAGGATCAGATGAAACAGTTTGA
- the LOC119027039 gene encoding CD59 glycoprotein-like, whose product MQLCGVLVLMLTVSTACGLRCYTCETTDPKACTDIETCPPVWDSCSTLSLGGVIAKGCFDSSACHPPLQCCQGDLCNGAV is encoded by the exons ATGCAGCTTTGTGGAGTTCTGGTCCTGATGCTGACTGTGTCTACAG CATGTGGACTGCGATGCTACACGTGTGAAACCACAGACCCTAAAGCCTGCACAGATATTGAAACCTGCCCCCCCGTCTGGGACAGCTGCTCCACCTTATCTCTGGGCG GTGTCATCGCCAAAGGCTGCTTTGACAGTTCTGCATGTCACCCCCCCTTACAGTGCTGCCAAGGGGACTTGTGTAACGGAGCCGTCTGA
- the LOC119027031 gene encoding programmed cell death 1 ligand 1-like isoform X3 — MICRILLFFYLASCGMLQPRYSGPVYQTEENHNITAEWRFSSEPNISVPSLKIHCVSVPGLKVFYHLDNSVDEPQHEQFSGRVQCDRDALRTGRVRLHVSRVRTEDSGLYLCRMATGSGRKVSQFSLKITAARDWPKTERPNTEKPERLNTVRRGGIDVFTVLILMPGLVAVLFALYLVIHSLLYIH; from the exons atgatctgcaggatcctgctgttCTTCTATCTGGCCTCCTGTG gAATGCTCCAGCCTCGTTACTCAGGTCCAGTCTATCAGAcggaggagaaccacaacatcacagcGGAGTGGCGCTTCTCGTCTGAACCCAACATCTCCGTCCCCTCGCTGAAGATCCACTGTGTGTCCGTGCCGGGGCTGAAGGTGTTTTATCACCTGGACAACAGCGTTGACGAGCCTCAGCACGAGCAGTTCTCAGGACGGGTTCAGTGCGACAGAGACGCTCTCAGAACAGGACGggtcagacttcatgtgtccagagtCAGGACTGAAGACTCGGGCCTGTACCTCTGCAGGATGGCCACTGGATCTGGCAGGAAGGTCTCACAGTTCTCACTCAAAATCACTG cagcgagggatTGGCCCAAAActgagagacccaacacagAAAAACCTGAGAGACTCAACACAGTGAGACGAGGAGGGATCGACGTCTTTACTGTACTGATTCTGATGCCGGGATTGGTAGCTGTGTTGTTCGCTTTATACCTTGTTATTCATTCACTCCTGTACATTCATTAG
- the LOC119027031 gene encoding programmed cell death 1 ligand 1-like isoform X1 produces the protein MSVSSHLEKMICRILLFFYLASCGMLQPRYSGPVYQTEENHNITAEWRFSSEPNISVPSLKIHCVSVPGLKVFYHLDNSVDEPQHEQFSGRVQCDRDALRTGRVRLHVSRVRTEDSGLYLCRMATGSGRKVSQFSLKITAARDWPKTERPNTEKPERLNTVRRGGIDVFTVLILMPGLVAVLFALYLVIHSLLYIH, from the exons AT gtctgtctcctctcacttggagaagatgatctgcaggatcctgctgttCTTCTATCTGGCCTCCTGTG gAATGCTCCAGCCTCGTTACTCAGGTCCAGTCTATCAGAcggaggagaaccacaacatcacagcGGAGTGGCGCTTCTCGTCTGAACCCAACATCTCCGTCCCCTCGCTGAAGATCCACTGTGTGTCCGTGCCGGGGCTGAAGGTGTTTTATCACCTGGACAACAGCGTTGACGAGCCTCAGCACGAGCAGTTCTCAGGACGGGTTCAGTGCGACAGAGACGCTCTCAGAACAGGACGggtcagacttcatgtgtccagagtCAGGACTGAAGACTCGGGCCTGTACCTCTGCAGGATGGCCACTGGATCTGGCAGGAAGGTCTCACAGTTCTCACTCAAAATCACTG cagcgagggatTGGCCCAAAActgagagacccaacacagAAAAACCTGAGAGACTCAACACAGTGAGACGAGGAGGGATCGACGTCTTTACTGTACTGATTCTGATGCCGGGATTGGTAGCTGTGTTGTTCGCTTTATACCTTGTTATTCATTCACTCCTGTACATTCATTAG
- the LOC119027031 gene encoding programmed cell death 1 ligand 1-like isoform X2, protein MSVSSHLEKMICRILLFFYLASCGMLQPRYSGPVYQTEENHNITAEWRFSSEPNISVPSLKIHCVSVPGLKVFYHLDNSVDEPQHEQFSGRVQCDRDALRTGRVRLHVSRVRTEDSGLYLCRMATGSGRKVSQFSLKITARDWPKTERPNTEKPERLNTVRRGGIDVFTVLILMPGLVAVLFALYLVIHSLLYIH, encoded by the exons AT gtctgtctcctctcacttggagaagatgatctgcaggatcctgctgttCTTCTATCTGGCCTCCTGTG gAATGCTCCAGCCTCGTTACTCAGGTCCAGTCTATCAGAcggaggagaaccacaacatcacagcGGAGTGGCGCTTCTCGTCTGAACCCAACATCTCCGTCCCCTCGCTGAAGATCCACTGTGTGTCCGTGCCGGGGCTGAAGGTGTTTTATCACCTGGACAACAGCGTTGACGAGCCTCAGCACGAGCAGTTCTCAGGACGGGTTCAGTGCGACAGAGACGCTCTCAGAACAGGACGggtcagacttcatgtgtccagagtCAGGACTGAAGACTCGGGCCTGTACCTCTGCAGGATGGCCACTGGATCTGGCAGGAAGGTCTCACAGTTCTCACTCAAAATCACTG cgagggatTGGCCCAAAActgagagacccaacacagAAAAACCTGAGAGACTCAACACAGTGAGACGAGGAGGGATCGACGTCTTTACTGTACTGATTCTGATGCCGGGATTGGTAGCTGTGTTGTTCGCTTTATACCTTGTTATTCATTCACTCCTGTACATTCATTAG
- the LOC119027034 gene encoding programmed cell death 1 ligand 1-like, which produces MICRILLLISLNCVCGLYKPRYSGPVYQSEENHNITAEWRFSSKPNISVPSLKIHCVFVRGLKVFYHLDNSVDEPQHEQFSGRVQCDKDALRTGRVRLHVSRVRTEDSGLYLCRMATGSGRKVSQFSFNITEATVTSKPLIPEPEPKPKPKPESRGRIGLFVGLGLAAAAAAGLTVCHWTSSCRST; this is translated from the exons atgatctgcaggatcctgctgctcatcagcctcaactgtgtctgtg gaCTGTATAAGCCTCGTTACTCAGGTCCAGTCTATCAGTcggaggagaaccacaacatcacagcaGAGTGGCGCTTCTCGTCCAAACCCAACATCTCCGTCCCCTCGCTGAAGATCCACTGTGTGTTCGTGCGGGGGCTGAAGGTGTTTTACCACCTGGACAACAGCGTTGACGAGCCTCAGCACGAGCAGTTCTCAGGACGGGTTCAGTGCGACAAAGACGCTCTCAGAACAGGACGggtcagacttcatgtgtccagagtCAGGACCGAAGACTCGGGCCTGTACCTCTGCAGGATGGCCACTGGATCTGGCAGGAAGGTCTCACAGTTCTCATTTAACATCACTG AAGCCACTGTGACGTCCAAACCCCTGataccagaaccagaaccaaaaccAAAGCCAAAGCCAGAGAGTCGGGGCAGGATTGGCCTGTTTGTTGGACTGGgactggcagcagcagcagcagctggactgactgtctgtcactgGACTTCATCATGTCGCTCTACCTGA
- the LOC119026993 gene encoding GRB2-associated-binding protein 1-like: MSGAEEVVCEGWLRKSPPEKKLRRYAWKRRWFVLRSGRLSGEPDVLQYYKNQQSRRPIRTINLNLCEQVDAGLSFTKKELESSFVFDLKTEERTWYLVAESEEDMNRWVSSICLLCGFNPTDDVPQPSVSGSSSITAMTQTSGTAAVTTVTGSVPSLCDPARIQEHGGNVEEDYLWLSHCQSHIRPPLGSSTSLETDYNDNLYPPPSATSSSSSSSSSPSLHPNGLSLPSSSGYRTVSWSVSAMSGFFNQSLDASTTSELQKRAGRPRCHPSPHPRKHSLDFHLRPVAIPLSDDTHSVVHPHAHSYTNSGYQIPRPASTPQPRPPRRPSSTPSVDSLTQAEQHAFTPTPPPRPPKPPSVAAQGESSGVGTLPRSTSEPERRDGWVEGGGGGGGGGGLPRSNTITTPGRTQTGCDSFYIPRSLSDRASMFEFSDSFNSYFFNKGMVPLGSVCSEDDDVDENYVPMSAATTEPPVAPRVPPSPSSDASVQHQDGNYVPMTPLTPSLPLHPAPATGDLASLGRQVPPPAHMGFRNSPLTPVAPLTPPLRRNTMNTAGGVQVKALPPPIHRNLKPQRRGVFVSQPAEKTDVQTAGEPTRKTRVKPAPLDITPVQQDWQEVPPPVRSPVTRTFTRDPSRCRSFRPTSAHSSSPSSDSDDPEENYVHMTTSNLSFSAGEPSLRLMMHRASEGGVSSPLLQRARGNKQVEYLDLDLHTGRSTLTRQNRSTTEGGSGGAEQVGAGEERPRVGRARVDYVVVDPERTKALRNTREAWHDGRMSTEKEKC, from the exons GCGTGGAAGAGGCGCTGGTTCGTGCTGCGAAGCGGTCGGTTGAGCGGTGAACCGGATGTTCTGCAGTACTACAAGAACCAGCAGTCCCGCCGGCCAATCAGGACCATCAACCTGAACCTGTGTGAGCAG gtGGATGCCGGCCTGTCGTTCACaaagaaggagctggagagcagCTTCGTGTTCGACCtgaagacggaggagaggaCCTGGTATCTGGTGGCCGAGTCCGAGGAGGACATGAACCGCTGGGtttcctccatctgcctcctctgtgGCTTCAACCCGACCGATGACG TCCCACAGCCTTCAGTCTCCGGCTCGTCCTCCATCACAGCGATGACCCAGACGAGTGgtactgctgctgtcaccacGGTAACAGGGTCAGTCCCGTCTCTGTGCGATCCAGCGCGAATCCAGGAGCATGGCGGCAACGTGGAAGAGGATTACCTGTGGTTATCACACTGCCAGAGTCACATCAG GCCTCCTCTTGGCTCCTCCACGTCTCTTGAAACTGACTACAACGACAACCTCTACCCTCCTCCCTcggccacctcctcctcctcctcctcttcctcctctccttccctccacccAAATGGCCTCTCACTCCCATCCTCCTCCGGCTATAGGACGGTGTCTTGGTCGGTTTCCGCCATGTCCGGCTTTTTCAACCAGTCTTTGGACGCCAGCACGACCTCTGAGCTCCAGAAACGAGCCGGCAGACCTCGGTGTCACCCGTCTCCTCACCCCAGGAAGCACTCGCTGGACTTCCACCTGCGACCCGTGGCGATCCCACTCAGCGATGATACTCACTCTGTTGTTCATCCACATGCGCATTCATACACTAACAGTGGGTACCAGATCCCCCGTCCGGCGTCGACCCCGCAACCACGACCCCCTCGCCGCCCGTCTTCCACCCCGAGCGTGGACTCCCTCACTCAGGCGGAGCAGCACGCCTTCACCCCGACTCCTCCTCCACGTCCACCGAAACCTCCAAGCGTCGCGGCCCAGGGAGagagctcaggtgtgggcacGCTGCCCCGATCCACCTCAGAGCCGGAGAGGAGGGACGGatgggtggagggaggaggaggaggaggaggaggaggaggtctgccAAGGAGTAACACCATCACTACACCTGGACGCACACAGACAG gctgTGATTCCTTCTACATCCCTCGCTCTCTGTCGGACAGAGCGAGCATGTTCGAGTTCAGCGACAGCTTCAACAGCTACTTC TTCAATAAAGGAATGGTCCCTCTGGGTAGCGTTTGCTCTGAAGATGATGACGTGGATGAAAACTATGTTCCCATGAGCGCCGCCACCACCGAGCCTCCTGTCGCGCCCAG AGtgcctccatctccctcctccgACGCCTCCGTCCAGCACCAGGATGGTAACTACGTCCCCATGACCCCTCTCACCCCTTCCCTCCCCCTTCATCCCGCCCCTGCCACGGGTGATCTGGCGTCGCTGGGGAGGCAGGTGCCCCCACCGGCCCACATGGGTTTCCGTAACTCCCCCCTGACTCCCGTCGCTCCCCTCACCCCGCCGCTCCGGAGGAACACCATGAACACTGCTGGTGGGGTCCAGGTCAAAGCCTTGCCGCCTCCGATCCACCGCAACCTGAAGCCACAGCGcagag GAGTTTTCGTCAGTCagcctgcagagaaaacagacgTCCAGACCGCCGGAGAGCCGACACGCAAAACAAGAG tGAAACCAGCTCCCCTGGACATCACTCCAGTGCAGCAGGACTGGCAGGAAGTCCCGCCCCCTGTCCGCTCGCCTGTCACTCGAACCTTCACACgaga tcCATCCAGGTGTCGGTCTTTCAGGCCGACTTCCGCTCACAGCTCGTCTCCTTCGTCTGATTCTGATGACCCTGAAGAAAACTACGTCCACATGACGACCTCCAACCTCAGCTTCAGCGCCGGGGAGCCG tcTCTGAGGCTCATGATGCACCGGGCGTCAGAGGGCGGAGTCAGCAGCCCGTTGCTACAGCGAGCCAGAGGCAACAAACAGGTGGAGtacctggacctggacctgcATACTGGGCGATCGACACTGACAAGACAG AACCGCAGCACGACAGAAGGTGGAAGCGGCGGCGCTGAGCAGGTCGGAGCAGGCGAGGAGCGCCCACGAGTCGGGCGAGCGCGCGTGGACTACGTGGTGGTGGACCCCGAGAGGACCAAGGCCCTCAGGAACACCAGAGAAGCATGGCATGATGGGAGGATGTCCACGGAGAAGGAGAAATGCTag